A window of Malania oleifera isolate guangnan ecotype guangnan chromosome 5, ASM2987363v1, whole genome shotgun sequence contains these coding sequences:
- the LOC131155115 gene encoding zinc finger protein ZAT10-like — protein MALEALKSPTTVATPAFHHHDDEEEDGYIEPWAKRKRTKRPRFDTPPSEEEYLALCLIMLARGGGTAEFPAPPPQPLQLQPSPPPPPLKLSYKCSVCNKAFPSYQALGGHKASHRKSAAADDASTSSSTSAAAAATPNPAGKSHECSICHKSFSTGQALGGHKRCHYDGGSGAGAGAGAGAGSVAVSSSEGAGSTQSHRDFDLNLPALPEFAPGFGAGGERKGRISGEQEVESPHPAKKPRLFAATDMGSLQY, from the coding sequence ATGGCTTTGGAAGCTCTGAAATCTCCGACGACAGTGGCCACGCCGGCGTTCCACCACCACGACGACGAGGAAGAAGACGGCTATATCGAGCCCTGGGCCAAGAGGAAGCGCACCAAGCGTCCGCGCTTCGACACCCCACCTTCCGAGGAAGAGTACCTCGCCCTCTGCCTCATCATGCTCGCTCGCGGCGGCGGCACAGCCGAATTTCCCGCTCCGCCCCCGCAGCCGCTGCAGCTCCAACCTTCGCCGCCGCCACCGCCTCTCAAACTGTCTTACAAGTGCTCTGTCTGCAACAAGGCCTTCCCTTCTTACCAGGCCCTGGGAGGCCACAAGGCCAGCCACCGAAAGTCCGCCGCCGCCGACGACGCATCCACCTCCTCCTCCACCTCCGCAGCCGCCGCCGCCACGCCCAACCCGGCCGGCAAGTCCCATGAGTGCTCCATCTGCCACAAGTCTTTCTCCACCGGTCAGGCCCTGGGCGGCCACAAGCGCTGCCACTACGATGGCGGCAGCGGAGCCGGAGCCGGAGCCGGAGCAGGAGCAGGATCCGTAGCCGTTTCTTCGTCGGAGGGAGCCGGGTCAACTCAGAGCCACCGCGACTTCGACTTGAACTTGCCCGCGTTGCCGGAATTTGCGCCGGGGTTCGGAGCCGGCGGAGAGAGGAAAGGGCGAATTTCCGGCGAGCAGGAGGTGGAGAGCCCGCATCCGGCGAAGAAACCGCGTCTGTTCGCGGCCACCGACATGGGTTCTTTGCAATATTGA